From the Thermosynechococcus sp. genome, the window GGCCAAACATTACAGTTGATTGCAAAGCGCAGCACACTCCCTGAGAAATGTTAACCTCTAAAAGGGTGAAGTGGCGCACTACATGGCCCACCCTGCCAAACAGCTTGAACGCACCATTCCTGACAAGACCGCTTTTGGGGATTGACAGGACCTATGGGACGCCTACTGAACCATCAGTTGAAGGAGAACACTGTGTCTGTGCATCAAAGTCATCCATTCCTCCGTGAAGACCTCAGTGAATACGTTGCCCATTTGCAACTGCACATGGCACTTCAAGCGCGCAATTTGGTGCCTGCCCTGAAACACGCCGGCGACAGCCGTGAGCAACTTCTCCATCAAACCCAAGCCAACTTCGAGAAGCACGTCTCCCGTCAAAGCTATATTGGCTAAAGCAATTTTCCTCTGTACTCAACAATCAACAGCTATGCTCCCTCAGCAGCAGTGATCTTGCTGCTTTTTGCGTTTGTTGGGGGAGTCGCTTCTTTCACCCCTTTGAGGAACACTTGCAACAGAGTACGCTAGGGGCGATATTGCTATTTGTAACATCTTGCCAGCATTCTCAGGAGGTTTTATGGCGCGGACAGAGTCCACAATGCTTGCCCTTGGTACTGTTGCTCCCGATTTTCAACTGCCCGATGTGGTGAGCGGGCAAACGATTTCCCTCAGCACCTTTGCCGACAAGAACGCCCTACTGGTGATGTTTATTTGTCGCCACTGTCCCTATGTGAAGCATGTCCAAGCGGAACTGGCGAAGCTGGGGCGCGACTACAAAGAGACAGGCTTAGGAATTGTGGCCATTAGTGCCAATGACGCTGCCAACTATCCCGAGGATGCCCCAGAGTCCCTGAAGGCGATGGCCACGGAGCTGGGGTTTACATTTCCCCTGTGCTACGACGAGAGCCAAGAAACAGCCAAGGCCTACACCGCAGCCTGTACACCGGATTTCTTCCTCTTTGATAGCGATCGCAAGCTTGTCTATCGCGGACAACTTGATGACAGTCGCCCCCAGAATGGTCTACCGGTGACTGGAAAAGACTTGCGTGCAGCCATTGATGCCGTGTTAGCCGGTCAAACCCCCAGCGAGGATCAAAAACCCAGTCTCGGCTGTAATATCAAGTGGAAACCGGGGAATGAACCGGCCTACTACCGCTAATCCTGGAAAGGCAAAGAGAGGGGCACTTTTATTGCCACTTTTCAGTCTTAGCCTATGTTATATCAGTGCCAATGGGTTTGGCTGTGTTGACGCGATTGTTTTTAGGTGTGAGCAGTGAATAACCAACTTTTTTTGCCAGTGCGCATGCAGTCAATGGGGGCTACCCTGAAAACGGTAGGAGTGGCAATAGTAATGGGGGCGATCGCCCTCGGCCCTTTGCGTCCCAGCCGTGGCCAAGCAGCCCCCACGCCTCCTGACAACCCACCAGCTGAGACCCCGGCATCCCCAACATTACCCTCGGCAGAGCCTGGGCCTGAAAGCCCTCCAGCGGCACCCCCCCTCCCCCCACCTGTGAGTCAGCCCGCCACTGATGAACCCCAAGTGTTGATTGCTGAAGTGGTGGTTGAAGGAGCCACTCCTGAACTGGAGCAATTGGTCTATCAAGTCATTAGCACTCGACCGGGCAGTACCACCACCCGCACCCAACTGCAACAGGATACCAACGCCATCTTTGCTACGGGCTTTTTTGCTGATGTCAATGCCGTCCCCAGCGATACCCCCCTCGGTGTGCGGATTACGTTTATTGTGCGCCCTTATCCGGTACTGCGAGTTGTTCAAGTAGCGGGCAACCAAGTCCTCACCCAAGAGAAAGTTCAGGAAATCTTTGCGCCGCAAATTGGCCGCAGCCTCAATCTCAGGGAGCTACAGGCTGGAATTGAAAAAATTAACAGCTTCTATAGGGATAACGGCTATATTTTGGGTCAAGTCGTTGGTACCCCCCAAATCGATCCCGATGGTGTTGTGACGTTGCAGGTGGCTGAGGGGGTGGTTGAACAGGTCACCTATCGCTTTCTGAATAAAGAAGGGGAGCCTACGAAACAGCGGACCCGCGACTTTGTAATTAGCCGCGAAATGGACACTCGACCCGGAGTAGTCCTTAACCAAAAGACAGTGCAGGCAGATTTGCGACGCCTCTTTGAACTGGGACTCTTTGAGGATGTGCAAGTTGCCCTTGAACCCGGCCAGGATCTCCGCAAGGTGAACTTGATTCTCAATATCAAAGAGCGCAATACGGGCAGTGTCTCTGCGGGGGCAGGCTATAGCTCGGCCGCAGGTCTATTTGGAACCGTAGCATTCCAGCAAAACAACCTCTTTGGCCGCAACTGGAAATTTAGTGCGGAAGCCCAAGGGGGGACTGAAGGGGAATTTCTCTTTGACGTTAGCTTCACCGATCCGTGGATTAAAGGGGATCCCTACCGCACCTCCTACACCGTCAGTGCCTTCAACCGCCTGACGGTTCCCTATACCTTCAGTAATGGCCCAATTGATGTTCGTTTGGCCAATGGGGATTTTCCGCGGATTAACCGCTTGGGCACGGCGGTCTTCTTTACCCGTCCCTTTACCCAGGATCGCGATCAGGTGCGTACCGCTTGGACCGGCTCCCTTGGCTTGCAATATCAACGCGTCACCTCCCTAGACGGCGGCTTTACCCGCTTTAATACGGATGCCTTAGGGAACTGTTTAACCTTTCCAGACAACGGCGTCTGTCGCGGCTTCAATGACCTGTTTACGGTGCAGGCGGCAATTTTGCGGGACTTGCGCAATGATCCCCTGCGTCCCACCAGTGGCCAAGTGATCCGCCTAGGCGTGGATCAGTCGCTTCCCATTGGTGCAGGGAGCATCTTGATGAATCGGGTGCGGGGTAGCTATAGCTTCTATATCCCAGTGAAGTTTCTGCGCATTGAGGGGCCGCAAACCTTTGCCTTCAATATTCAAGCAGGCAATATTTTTGGGGATTTGCCCCCCTATGAGTCCTTTACGCTTGGGGGGTGCTAACTCGGTGCGCGGTTGGGAAGAGGGGGCGATCGGTTCTGGGCGTGCCTTTGTGCAGGGGACGGTGGAGTATCGGTTCCCAATTTTTAATATTGTGGGTGGGGCGCTGTTTGTTGATGGCGCCAGTTTACTCGGTACCCAAAGCAGCGTACCCGGTCAGCCGGGGATTGTGCGCGGCAAGCCAGGAGAAGGTTTAGGCTATGGCGCAGGGTTGCGGGTGAATACGCCTTTGGGGAATATCCGCATTGACTTCGGCTGGAACAATGAAGGGGGCAGCGCCTTTAGTTTTGGTATTGGTGAACGCTTCTAGGAGAAAGATTGATGATCGCAGCCTCTGGACCGACAGCATTGGCGGCAATGACTCAACAGACCCTTGCTGGAACTGCCCAATGGTCAGGGGTGGGCTTACATTCAGGCCAGTGGGTTGCCCTCACCCTTCAGCCGGCACCCGCCAATACCGGACGCCAGTTTGTGCGCCTTGATCTGGAGGGGCAGCCCGTAATTCCTGCTCAGATTGAGGCTGTGAAATCCACTCAATTGGCAACGGAGTTGGTGGGCAATGGCGCCAGTGTGCGTACGGTTGAGCATCTCTTGGCAGCGCTGGCGATCGCCGGCATTGATAATGTCACGATTCAGATCACAGGTCCTGAGGTGCCCGTGCTCGATGGCTCGGCGCAACCTTGGCTAGAAGGCATTCAGAGGGTAGGTGTGGTCCCTCAGGAGGCCCCTCGGCCAGCAGTCATCTTAAAGGAACCTGTCACCATTTACCAAGGAGACGCCTTTGTCAGTGCCATTCCTGCTCCTGAGCTGCGCCTCACCTATGGCATTGACTTTCCCTATGGGGCGATTGGTCGGCAGTGGTGTAGTTTTACGCCCTCAGAACTAGCGGCGGAGGTCGCCCCTGCTCGCACTTTTGGTTTTGCTGAACAAGTGGACTATCTGCGCAGCCAAGGTCTGATTCAGGGGGGCAGTTTAGAGAATGCCCTTGTGTGCAGTGCCAGTGGTTGGGTCAACCCGCCGTTACGCTTTGCCGATGAACCTGTTCGCCACAAGTTACTCGATCTCTGGGGAGATTTAGCCCTCCTTGGAACACCCCCCATCGCCCATTATGTAGCCTATCGCGCCAGTCATCATCTGCATACCCAATTGGCGCGGGCGATCGCTCCCCAAATGGTTTAGTCGGGGCAACCGTTCTCCCCTATGATTTGTTTATATCTTTCATTTGCAGCCGATACCGACCCCTATGCCAACGTTGACTGATTCCCCACCAACCACTGTGCTGACGGTCACTGAGCTACAGCAGTTGCTCCCCCACCGCTACCCCTTTTTGCTAGTGGATCGGATCATTGACTACGTGCCAGAAAAGTATGCTGTGGGGCTGAAAAACGTCACGATCAACGAACCCTTTTTTCAAGGGCACTTTCCGGGTCGCCCCATCATGCCGGGGGTGCTCATTGTGGAAGCCCTTGCCCAAGTGGGTGGGGTTGTCCTGATGCAGATGAACTGGGCGAAGGATAAACTTTCTGTGTTTGCGGGCATTGATAAGGTGCGCTTTCGCCGTCCAGTCGTC encodes:
- a CDS encoding thioredoxin family protein, translated to MARTESTMLALGTVAPDFQLPDVVSGQTISLSTFADKNALLVMFICRHCPYVKHVQAELAKLGRDYKETGLGIVAISANDAANYPEDAPESLKAMATELGFTFPLCYDESQETAKAYTAACTPDFFLFDSDRKLVYRGQLDDSRPQNGLPVTGKDLRAAIDAVLAGQTPSEDQKPSLGCNIKWKPGNEPAYYR
- a CDS encoding BamA/TamA family outer membrane protein, producing the protein MNNQLFLPVRMQSMGATLKTVGVAIVMGAIALGPLRPSRGQAAPTPPDNPPAETPASPTLPSAEPGPESPPAAPPLPPPVSQPATDEPQVLIAEVVVEGATPELEQLVYQVISTRPGSTTTRTQLQQDTNAIFATGFFADVNAVPSDTPLGVRITFIVRPYPVLRVVQVAGNQVLTQEKVQEIFAPQIGRSLNLRELQAGIEKINSFYRDNGYILGQVVGTPQIDPDGVVTLQVAEGVVEQVTYRFLNKEGEPTKQRTRDFVISREMDTRPGVVLNQKTVQADLRRLFELGLFEDVQVALEPGQDLRKVNLILNIKERNTGSVSAGAGYSSAAGLFGTVAFQQNNLFGRNWKFSAEAQGGTEGEFLFDVSFTDPWIKGDPYRTSYTVSAFNRLTVPYTFSNGPIDVRLANGDFPRINRLGTAVFFTRPFTQDRDQVRTAWTGSLGLQYQRVTSLDGGFTRFNTDALGNCLTFPDNGVCRGFNDLFTVQAAILRDLRNDPLRPTSGQVIRLGVDQSLPIGAGSILMNRVRGSYSFYIPVKFLRIEGPQTFAFNIQAGNIFGDLPPYESFTLGGC
- a CDS encoding BamA/TamA family outer membrane protein, with protein sequence MSPLRLGGANSVRGWEEGAIGSGRAFVQGTVEYRFPIFNIVGGALFVDGASLLGTQSSVPGQPGIVRGKPGEGLGYGAGLRVNTPLGNIRIDFGWNNEGGSAFSFGIGERF
- the lpxC gene encoding UDP-3-O-acyl-N-acetylglucosamine deacetylase — its product is MIAASGPTALAAMTQQTLAGTAQWSGVGLHSGQWVALTLQPAPANTGRQFVRLDLEGQPVIPAQIEAVKSTQLATELVGNGASVRTVEHLLAALAIAGIDNVTIQITGPEVPVLDGSAQPWLEGIQRVGVVPQEAPRPAVILKEPVTIYQGDAFVSAIPAPELRLTYGIDFPYGAIGRQWCSFTPSELAAEVAPARTFGFAEQVDYLRSQGLIQGGSLENALVCSASGWVNPPLRFADEPVRHKLLDLWGDLALLGTPPIAHYVAYRASHHLHTQLARAIAPQMV
- the fabZ gene encoding 3-hydroxyacyl-ACP dehydratase FabZ encodes the protein MPTLTDSPPTTVLTVTELQQLLPHRYPFLLVDRIIDYVPEKYAVGLKNVTINEPFFQGHFPGRPIMPGVLIVEALAQVGGVVLMQMNWAKDKLSVFAGIDKVRFRRPVVPGDQLILRAELLVVKQQRIGKMQGRAEVNGQLVCEGEMMFSLVD